The Anastrepha obliqua isolate idAnaObli1 chromosome 5, idAnaObli1_1.0, whole genome shotgun sequence DNA window gaagagtcaatgaaaattggaccactcggatccgttccaccgtaagaagccgaggcatttgaatgatgtcatattccacacttaatggcatatatgcgcgtttcaaataaaaaaataattttgtcaataactcacatacagcttgttttattccatttcaacatctacccgcccttattgaaaaaccctttatatatatataattggcgcgtacaccctttttgggtgtttggccgagctcctcctcctactcgtggtgtgcgccttgatgttgttccacaaatggagggacttacagtttcaagccgactccgaacggcagatatttttatgaggagctttttcatggcagaaatatactcggaggtttgccattgcctgccgaggggcgaccgctgttagaaaaatgtttttcttaatttggtgttttcaccgagatttgaaccgacgttctctctgtaaattccgaacaccaactcattcggctacggcggccgcctacaaAGGCCGCCTTCCCAATGCAAAGAATGATTTTTGCCTTAAGTCCCTACTTTTTTCCGAACATAGATTTCCCAATAATAGAAAAGGTAGTGaaagataaaatgaaaataagtacAGCAAGAAAAAGGAAAGTATGATGCCTTGATATCCTATAATCAGACTGTTTTAAAGTATTTGTGCATTTGTGTCTTGTAGTTGAACCTGTCTAGTCCAGCCTTTATTGGCTCAGGGACCACACTCTGCCTGAGTTAATGAAAACTAGCCTAGCAAggttaagttattttattttggcacAACTAGACAATGGTACGTTAGTGATCTTACTGATATCAGCCTTtcatacaaataattaaatgtCTTCCACATAAGAAAGTTGTCCAAGAACGGATTTGCCAAAAACATTCAAGGCAGCgtaaaatgaatttaaacaaGATTTGTTTTAATCTGCAACCATAATTCCACTCATCTGAAGGCTAAAGTCATTTCAcgatgcaaaaaatttaaatgatttaagcAAAGCTTATtgctggcaaaaaaaaaaaaagcaatatcaAAGAATGTCAAGCAATACATTGAAATCAATGCGAATAGACATTAGCTAACAAAATACATACTTGTAATGCAGCCTACGAGCaagattttgaaaacaaaatactaggcatatttactaaaaaagaaTTCGCTTCCCGTACATTAGCGATTCCGCCATGTATgctgatataaaacaaatttagcgGAAAGTAAACTGAAGCGTAATCTGCAATATTCGCATATGTATTTCATCACATGTAGCATACTTAGAGGCGTTTACATAAATTGGCTGAATTGAAATGCCAAAAAAGTGTTGCTGTTGCTAGACTTGATTAGCGCACAACTTTATTTAGCTTAGAAGAATGTGTGATACACATTCAAGTCTCGAAGTTTATTGAAATTCTGTCATCCCCATGCAAAGAAAGGAATTTATAGCCCCACTCCTAGAAGGCAACGCAGAGACAAAAGGAAGAGTGCTACTTTAAATTTTctgcttttgctgtttttcacTGAAAATATGTAGCTTTTGGATTAAATTATCttgataatataaaaaaaaagttccccTACCTTTTAATACATATTTCCATTCTTACATTCATATAacacgtacacatacatatgcatgtacatatacatatatttatattatgaaATCTTCGTAATGAGTCTATTTTAAGCTATAATACAATATAACGGGTATAAAACTAGCTGTAAGGCAAAAATCAAAGCATTTTAATTTCCGCTTCAGAATATTTATCCGATTgtttgtacacacatacatataatatgtacgaATATGAGCTTTTGAATTACGTcaaatgtataataaatacGTACGCacatatacattcatatgcaAATAAATGTCAACTGGACATGTGGAGGGTGTCAGCAAACGCTGGTAAAGCTACATAGTCGTGCTGTTTAGAAATCATTGAACGGTCTTTACCACATTCCACAATCATTTCAATGCCACTGATGACTCAATAAATGACAGGACAATAACCGCAGCAGACTCGCTTTACTGAAGGACGAACGTACGTACTTCTGTAGGCAGATTATTTTCATGTTATGAGTGTatcattttatattgtattggTTATGTAAGAATATATTTATGACATGTTTACCATTGGTTTTTGAAagcataaaaagaaaacaaaaactgagGTAGTAATAAACTTCTGCCACAGACTTCTACGTCTATAAGATAACCACCCGTTTTCAGGTGATATTTGTCTGAAGATTTCGCTGCTTTTTCTCAAAATTGAGggcattattttaaaaagtgaTTGCTTATTTACATTTTCGAAGTACTTTACTTTAGCGTACAAATTCTGTATCGTAAGAAATATTCACCTGTTAAGATGATCCATGAATCAATCTATTTTTTGACGCCATATTACAGACCCaaactggtcaactcctgtaaggagttcagagatcaaatctcttgggtgtgcagctaacatttctctgatctggctTCCAGGGCATAAGAacattgaaagaaataaaattgttgatgagcttgccaggatgGGGTCGATTGAGTTGGTCTTAGagatctcctacccggtcatcggcatatCTCTGACTGTTTTGAAACTTATTTCTCGGAAAAGCGCAGAAGAGATGGAGCACTCTCCAACAGGAAAGCTCTAGGAATAATATTTCGAAATATGTATTGGCTGTTGAGTCGTAAATCCAATCTCGCGAGCTTATCCTTTGCAAACCTGTGATAAAACCTGCCTGAACCTATGGAATCCAACTATATGGCATAGtatcaaattcaaacttggaaaTCCAGCATCGTTTTCAGTCCTATACACCCTAGTCAATGATCCGTGGTACGTAAATGCCTTAATGCGGGATACGTATAAAATCTTGAATTTATTTACTAGAAAGGATATTTCACAGGAAATATAGCTTTAAACACACATACCCAAAATCACAGGCActtttaaatgtaattaaatatttttaaaatgtcttCTATGAATTATAAGTAGACAGAagacaaaataaagtttaatacaataataaaaataaaaatattcgtgagctatttcgaaaaccctttggccccagtacagtAGTCGCAGCATTCAGAAAGTTCTGGGTACTTACCGCCactaaatttccaaacttttggATGTtcggcacacacgcagaaaagctaggtttaccatttaatccccattacAGGAGATGTGTggatctttcagagaaggaaactgTTGAGCAATTATTATTATGTCACTGGGTGCTCCCTTCTTgggcagtgctccaacctaaattCCATCAACATTCTCCAGCAGCTCTGGgtagctgtagatatctgcccgttggaggtcgctttagtgctacttgaggagtgccacaCGAGTATCATACTTCggtcatttcacctacctactgtCCGTCGTTTAATATTACTTTCACCCTCTTTCGGGTGGCGTACTAATTATGTATCGTAAGAGTTATTCGTCTTTTGAGATGCTCCATGAATCGATCAATTTTTTGTCTTCTTCAAGTATAAGAGTCGAAATGCTGATCAGCCAAACCATGtaccttcgaaaaaaaaacaagcgacATTCGGAAAGAGCAACGTCAGAAGAGTACGAACTCTAAGAGCTCCCTATTTAGGCTTTTTAAGTATATCTACGACTTTTTTGTGACCCGAGAGCGAGCGTGCGTTATTTGCTGGAGAGTAACTTTTTCATATCTCAAATACTTTAATTTCGTGTGATAACAGAGACCTATGGCTCGATTTCATTTATTCATGTTGTTTAATGGATATCGCACAAAGTGCATCCCACCAAAAACACGGCATAAACTATGCCGGTGTGCGAAAGCAAAATAAGCGCTCTTGAAGCGTCCATACAACCCATTACACATTCTCTCGCTAAATACAGTCTCACTTTACCTCACATAAGTACTTAAGGGAATTTTATGAGCCTCAGGCGCAATTATCTTCGTATGGatgtaaaaaatcaaaacttcccaTGACGCGAATTCGGcataaaaccataaattttTGGCGGACAAGAAATGTATGCAGAAACACAAATTCACTAATGCAGCGGTATGGTTACGTCCACGAatgcccaattttttttttttttttgcattatttcacATCTGCTATTTTGACATGCGCTTACCACTACAATCATATATAGCAAATCATCGCAAGCAAAGTTGCGCACGTGGTTCTGGGTAACCATTTTATATGCTAGGTGCTAAAACAGAAGAAACAGTATACAGAAGATGCACGTTGACTAGCGAAGCAGACGGCATTGTCTCTGTTACTTAGCGAATTTTCTCTCTGCTGCGGTGTTAATATCGCCGTCGCTATAACAACAAAATGTTAGCTAACATCATATTTTTCACGATGTTTTGTGCTTactgtgtgtatatgtgtgtgtatgattAAAGCGGGTTTCATATGTAACTATAGCACAGGGATTTATTGAAAAGGtttaacaatttaattaatagctttttaatgaaaatattgttcATTCTACTAGACATAGGTAAAACCCAATATATGAACCCAAGCTTCAAAATTTGGCAAATTGACAaaacaattcaacaaaatttcattaaaatttcaaactttttaagcaGAACTTTCAGAAAGTTCGAGTATGCTATCAGATCAGTTCTGACTCCATAAATTGCAAGATTGAAGTGCCGTCAAAATCGtgttgattttcaaaattttctttttggggCGATCTTGTGGCTTTTCTAAACGTTTTCAAGAGCATAACGATAAGCGAtcatttcgaaaattggaaatacCATCGGCATAAATCTGTTGTATTAGGAGTATTGTTGTTGTATGGCTACGTTCGGGAATGTACAAGCTTATGTGCTGCTTTTTGTTGACTAGCGAAGCAGAAGCGCTGCCTCTGTTACTTAGCAGTATTTTCAATCGAGTGACGCTGTTAATTTCCTCGTCGCTATAACAACAAAATGTTAACTAACTTCGTATTCCTTTACGATGTGTGCGTTACTTACACGATGTTTTTTGATTACTGTTTGTATGGCTAAAGTGAGTTTCATAACTTTAGCACAGGCATTTAtcgacaagttttgacaatttatttgtttcttatttaactttaataatatttttaggaaaatacttttatagttcattctactacttataaaaactatatgaatccaagtttcaaactttgtaggaACTAAAAAAACtccaacaaatttaattaaaatttcaaactatttaagcaaaaatttccgaaaaatttcTAGCATACTATTTTATAGTTCTTTGAATTTTAGTGTAATAAAGAGGGAGTTTGAAAGGTCACAAAAATCGTGTtggcatttaaaattttcttttcctgGTAATCTTCTGGACTTTCCGACCATTTTGAAGCACAAAAATCAACTTCAGCCGtcttttcgaaatttatttaaaataataagtgAAGATTTTAAAAATCACAAGCAATTCCGTTTTCATTTTTGATCACAATTACAGATGTTAAACAAATACCACagcattaattttgaaaaatagttttgCTTAATGGAACTTAGGGCAAAATTGCTCTACTTTAAATCAAATTCTTATTGTTCTTCCTTAGCATGAAAATGCTGGATGGACCACTGCTTCCGCAACTATCTTTCTCCAGATTACTCGGTCCCCTACTAAGCGCCATCAGTTTTGCACGTTTATGTCTTTGAGGTCATCGATAACTGCATTTACCCATCTTTTCTTTGGTCTGCCCTTGCCAAGTTCGCTTCTCATGCGGTTATTTCTTGAAGGCTGGTTTTGGCGCTCTTTGATGTGACATTCTTTCTATGTGTCTAAGTCAGCGTTATCgtttatgtattttatgatTTATGACGTAATgatttatatatgtgtgtaatgaTGTTTTGTCCTTGAATGAATTGCTCAAGTTCAGAGTTGTATCCAATACGATATGTGTCATCTTGCAGCCTGATTGGACCATAAGTTCatgaagaaaatgaagaaaagaatTCTGaatcttatattattttgttgttatattaaaaaatattaaaaaattttactgataaagCGTTAGCTGCTGATGTCAAGCTTTTTAACTTGCACAAGTAGTAAAACTTTAAAGCGTCTACTATTCCATTACCTTTGTTTTCACTTCTTCCTGCAACTTATTTCTGACATATTTTTCTTCTCCCGCTCTCTTTTCTCTCCCACCTCCCATAGAGTTACTACGCGCCTTAAATACCGAAATGGCTGCCAATGGACACGAACTAGGCACACTGCCTGAAGATCCCGATTATGCTGATACAGTATTTAACGAACTGGAAGTGGCAAACAAATACGAAATGCTACGTAAATTAGAAAATGATTTGCGTGCTGAACAGGAAATTGTTACGAAATCGTCATTGTTAATGAAAATGCTTGAGGACCCAAATTTACAAACATTGCCAGTCATTTATGTGGAGGAGGATGAGGAGGAGCACTCCGAAGAAGACGCTgatgttaacaacaacaacatggcaTATCAGTTAGGCGGAGTTGGTGCTGGTGTGGCCAAACGTTCACGTTACTATCGTCGCTACCCATGGAAGAGGCACAACAGGAATCGCAGGTAGGAAGGGAGCCAAGTTCCAAATTGAAAAtgtcttatttatttatgaaaaattgctAAATTAGTTTCAATAAACTCAATCCACCTAAACACTTGATAAACGTGCTTACATTCgcgctctctttctctctctctctctctctctctctcttcgtGTTTTGTTCACTGCTGCGCCTTTTAGCACCTACGAGCCAGAGTTGCGTTATGCTTGCACACCCACCAAGGAGGATGTCTTTAAGTTGCTGATGAATCTACATGAAAATCGTAAAGGCAATCATAGCAAAACCGTGAATTTCTGCAATCGCAAACGTCCCGCCAAGGCAATTTTCACCAACATACGTTTTCTGGGTTAAATTGATGAAGTCGAAATGTCGCAAAGTAAACAACTAACTATGAAGGAAGACGGCTGGAAATCAAGaacgaataaatattttaggtcAAAAGTgatgaagaggaagaagaagaagaagcaggaaagcaaaaaactaaaacagaAGGTTGAagcaattatttacaaaattatagcgggatttgaaaaaaaaaaatccaaaccaAAAATAccgaaataaattaaagcagaaaatttgtaaaatattaattacagaAATCATGGAGAAATATAAGAATTGTAGGCCCTTTATGCAGCTTGGTAAactttttgcgtaaaatttaagcataaaattaaaataaaaattacttttcgcTAAAATAGTATTTCAATCAAATATGGTATCCTACAGGAGGCAGCTATTGTAAAAGATTGTGAGAGAactgtatttaaaatatacatatatatataaatatattagtatTAGCAGTCAAATAATGAATGTGTTGCATAccagtaaaatatatataaattaatttttggagaTAAACCTttgaaatttatgtacatatataatttggaGTTTTTTTTGCAGCAATAATATTACGcactatacatatatgtatatgtatgtacaacattaaaataaattgcacaaataaaaagcaaacaaaaacaaacaatttacaatttaattgcctgcatcaaaacccaaaacaaatttgtaaatataaatgTCTTAGTTGTCTTTTAAACTAACTGAATTTGGCTGAACTTGTCAATGAATCTTAACTtaacagaaaaattttaatcgcTAACGTAtacgtatacacatacacacgcacccACTTGCACACACGGGAAATGTAAAAGAAAGCTGCTTCAATCACAGGTGTGGAAAAAATCATATCAATTCTTGTTTTTTCGTTCCTCTACGCCTACTTACATAACTAATTGTGAATAATCTAATTGTTCagttcaaataaatgcatataaatatacatacatatatacataccacctaagatataaaattaaaaataaattacagcaGATTATAAAGCATACGAAATGAAGtcttgtaatttaaaatttaattcgaaattgtacatatttaataaatacttactGATAActacccacatacatatgtacttttacttatgcatatgtacatttgtagatATGTCAGCCTGTGTGTTGAGTAATTgtatttattgaattaattCTACGCACTGGCAGCTGCATATGcgagtatgtacgagtattgtaCCGAAATCGCCAGGGGAAGGCACTTTACGTTCATCAAGTAGATGTGAAATTATTACACTTGATCTCAAAAGTTCTACAAATTGTAAGCAAATggaaagaaataatattttcagagATAAAGAATTTTTCAGCCGTTTTGAAAGTGCGCAATCCTGAGACAGAATCGAACCCGATTTCCTTTAATACATTTCGTAAAGCAAATTCTCACGACAGTGGGGAAACACGCTCATCTAGCGAAAGgcgtgcaccctttttgggtgtttggccgagctgttccttctatttgtggtgcgcgtcttgatgttattcaacaaatggagggacctacatcttcaagccaactccgaatggcaaatatttttttttttttatgactagctttttcatgacagaaatacactcggaggtttgccattgcctgccgaggggcgagcgctattagaaaaaacgatttcttcatttttggtatttcattgagattcgaacctaagttctctctgaattccgaatggtagtcacgcaccaagccattcggctgcggcggccgccgATTGCACACTTATCGGATTATGTAGAGTGCATACTAAAGGCGGTGCCAATGTAAAATTGCGAGGGATTAATAATatgagcggccgccgtagtccaATGAGTTAGTGAgtgacactttttttttaatttcttgaggTAAGGTAacgttataaaaataatatgaaactaAGGTAATAACAAATTATATTAACTAaggtaataacaaaataattattcatAGTCTGAACTACACTGAGAACCAAAAACGGcggcaaaaaaaagattttacacGAGGTGATTTTTCAActttccacaatttgaaagcgttgttctagcattaaacgattcatgataacTTACCAAACTTTAGTGAACAGAAATGTCGACATAGTTTGCCATTCTCTGCTGGCAAACCATAGTtaccgatatcgatagttctcaagcAGCTAAAAACCCCTTTATTTAACCTACAGCTGCGCATTGTTGTTTGTATACCAAAAACTGAAAACTCACTGAAAACTTAGAGTTTGCAAGGTACATGGTTTAGATTTCTTCTGTTTATTCTGAACATATTATGAgcttgaaacattatttttttctgttgttgttttcacAAATTGGAATTATACGAAAAAAGTGATGATAAAACTACGTATATTTTCTAAATGCGCCTCTAATCTAATAGCGCactgataatttgaaagttaaACAAACGTTTTGAAGAATTTGATTCATATTCTTGTACTTTTTATTCCTATTGCCGTACTTACAATTTTTTCGCCAATAAACACTCTAAAATTTATCAACAAATAGACtaagtcttgccataaattctgtggtaaattttacaatgcatacagcgaccaatggagtggggagttaaggaaaatcgcagtgcagtgattgcattacataagGGTGGGTAAAGTGGAATtgatatttacgaattgctggaaaacttaatatttcgaaaatgtttgtttaccgcacgatcaatcgtttgccccaaacgtctgaagtgaccgACAGAAAAAGatgtggtcgtcctcgcgtagTAGGAACCAGCGCAGCCATAAAAGTCGTACGAGAGAGAATTCGCAGATATCCTCTTAGAAAGCAGGAAaccatgtccagggaaatgaatgtatcgaccagatcgaGTTAAGACTAATTAGTGATGATCTCCACATTAAAGTCTTTCGCCATTTTTGGTCAAAGCGCTTGCAGCATATTAGGCACGACAAatacaagcagcttcttcggtggcacgcggtcaacgacCATGAACATGAGAAAATTTGCACTgttaaagaagtttttaataagcaaaacgacaaaatctatgctaaaccTTCAAAAGccgcaaaaaaagttgtaccaAGGGTTTAGcatggccaccatccagcctccatgatggtttggtgggaagtgtcttgtaaaggcattACATCCCTTCAATTcagcgaaaaaggggttaagaccggcgcaaaagtgtaccaggagtaTGTCTTAGAAGAAGTGGTGAAGAAGTTGAGCAATACTCTCTTCAATGAAGAGTGTTGGATCTTCCAGTacgattccgctccagcccataatgCAAAAACCacacagcagtggctaaaaaacaatattcctggattCATAGCTGCAAAAGATTGGAGTACAGTTTGTAGTCAGAATTGGGAAACATGgtctgtcgaagacctcacataaatttggagagtctcaaacaatctttggttcgagctgCGACCTCAATATCCatagaaaccgtgcgtgctgcaaaagCTAAATGGCCTTATCGTTTTTACATGATTGAATacaactaacttcattaaaaaaagtattataatttcatatctgcacgaacttaacttgtaacagagcttatggcaggactaagtatatacatatatatacactttttttttttaattgtgtccTTAAAGGTTAGGAAAATTAGCActatatgtgaaaaaatttgtaaattttaaaacttatcaCTTACCCGTAAAACTCTTCTAAGCACAGAAAACCCCTATTCAAATGTTTcgtatcaatttttgtttttataatgtgCTTCACATCAGCTTAGCATGAGTAAATGTTAAACGAAGTGttacatttcttttttaattccgGTTTCATAAGTATACCGCCGGTActaattcatatttaaaaaataaatggtacGATATATCACATAGCCAAGTAGGTACTTTTTCCCATAGCCCATGAGGAAGAAATATCGGCATTTTTCTTCAAAtccatacatacgagtatattttttacaagtacCACAAATAGAATCAACTTTATTGTTGCCATGGTTTGAGAGACAATAGAACACCATTGTGAcaaataagtttcaaaaattagCGCTATTGTcataaaatagttgaaaattatttgtgcttctttatagaaatatatgtatgtgaatgcaggttaaaataacaataatagtaTAACGGATTTTATTGTATTACCTACCTTATGCGCGACATAACTCTTCGAGTGTCATATGCACTCACACATATAAATGCTAACACACCTATGTGCGCAGTTAAAAGCCAAACTACTCAGCAAATATTCTCTAGTTCATGAACTTATATTTTAAGGAAGTAGGCAAACTAGTTCCAAAGAGACAGTAACTGTAGCAGTTGCAAAATGGCCAATTATATAGTAGATAAGAATGCTTCAAATGTTAAGGAGTATTAAAGGAATATAAATGTTTACGAAGTAAATCACCTGCTGTTTTTGGTTCCTATGAACTAATGCATCAACTAATTTTACTCTTGTGTACATGGACTTACATTCGTTAAACGGTATGATGCTGAAGTATAAGCTGTTAAGGGCATTTCGGACATCACCAACTTAAAAATACCAGTTGGtagctttgaaaaaaatagaaaccgAACTAATGCAGGTGTAAGGCAAGCTGGTGGTAAGTGAACTAGTTTAAAAATTAGTAGATTTCACTACTgggcataaatatttaatatatattcatataattatgcATATGTAGCTCAAGGTGTTCTTGGCAAACagtacttttaattttatacgatcttttagtttttcgaaaacaaaaacacaattgaATCACACACGAATTTGTGTACATTAATACATTAGGGTGATAcaccaaataaaattaagatttttctaCAGGAGtcacaaactatattatttatatatattttttcagctttactcaaaaaaatatttctaaaatctatctccaaaaatcgagttttttataaatgaaattcgaaaatatatatttttttaaataacctcTAACTACCgcaaaattattttggaaaattattaagTTGTACGTGAGCTGAAACGATTTGCAAATATCctcaaaaatcgaattttttataaatgaaatagtttttaaaaatatttcttttgaaaaaattacctCTGATTACCGCCAAATATCGCGGAAAATTATTTAGATTTACGTGAGCTGGACTGATTTGGAAATATCTCTAAAAATCGgtgttttttatacataaatatataattccCACTTTtagggtgtttggtcgagctcctactcctatttgtgatacccgccttgatgtttttcaacaaatagagggacctacagtttaatgcCGCCTCCAACCAGtagatggcttttt harbors:
- the LOC129248270 gene encoding uncharacterized protein LOC129248270, producing the protein MQRDAFLIYALASTTLLLGNSWYAYAYVAMPEDAAAAAAAAASDSTSGSNALGEVTGMKSHPKHMAELIAATYPDRTAASATGYLKDVSGSVAFQPSHQMLNELNGRAAVYDPGDELLRALNTEMAANGHELGTLPEDPDYADTVFNELEVANKYEMLRKLENDLRAEQEIVTKSSLLMKMLEDPNLQTLPVIYVEEDEEEHSEEDADVNNNNMAYQLGGVGAGVAKRSRYYRRYPWKRHNRNRSTYEPELRYACTPTKEDVFKLLMNLHENRKGNHSKTVNFCNRKRPAKAIFTNIRFLG